A region from the Aegilops tauschii subsp. strangulata cultivar AL8/78 chromosome 5, Aet v6.0, whole genome shotgun sequence genome encodes:
- the LOC109735230 gene encoding uncharacterized protein: protein MRRSRGEDIMPGEVSESRRRRRGEHMATARDDCGASLPYEMIIEVLQWLPVKSVFRFKAVCRSWAALLSSDEFRRLHMSAAKAAKRRAPPAKLLYISPTATFDSTAVYSCSFSPSSSSGCPRDHGDLLFTIDGARGNYVEVVTPAPCHGLTLLYDALDTAYYICNAATRAATRLPPSTSVACSSSAGLGFDALTDEHKVVRLMNGMFYQKDLDSVRCEVYTPGGPFMDRCWRPAARGVPSSLHKFARAAVRNASVNKLSPVFANGCLHWLMRPSSFITTPSVAIVSFSVAEETFTCLRSPPFWVPGTPPTSRCSSSGEQLVEIDDQLCLVRNRIPHGSNTLEIWKLLDYSSGDWLLDHRINLSGHLATNLRQSQILRVIGSFCSYRSPRKKIIITTSMHKIFDKYQKMVHTYDPRSEALETILSITETHSTPQYGCPSSRFSFVQETLAPVHTADEEIALSSDLAKATREVLLRLPAKSAIQSKFVCKRWFRLIESKNFIQSYFQHKNIGKRPKVMLVVKSTGRLGFSFAPLNKCLQEAPSHSTLLDTKVVCSKPCHGLNLVSTDTNDYLCNPCTGFHRAYSNLGPNLHLRSRMPKTEEHAFTVGNKNVGLTFNPLTREHVIVEIFYHQKDFESRQYDMSCALHWCNTPNAAQQHSVPPLPVNDMPPAYVEGMLYWMNEPRLGQSCEWTIVSFNLATSTFDVVRCPLWFARWSSRNRCRAFVVELEGVLCAVLADPVADKLDVWKLEHGQWGRAYTIHLEACPGYSLKTSVVVPLAVDPDHGRILLNTGRKIGLYDPVEQTIQNLYSLDQVPVASSAHLKFLDMPSTSSGDSLTCSEEESVAETNRMDSNLIPSVPMLYEESLACYSFVRKANCLW, encoded by the coding sequence ATGCGTAGGAGCAGGGGGGAGGATATCATGCCGGGGGAGGTCAGTgagagcaggaggaggaggagaggggaaCACATGGCCACTGCAAGAGATGATTGCGGGGCATCGCTTCCGTACGAGATGATCATAGAGGTTCTGCAGTGGCTCCCAGTCAAATCCGTCTTCCGCTTCAAGGCAGTGTGCCGCTCCTGGGCTGCGCTGCTCTCCTCGGATGAATTCCGCCGCCTCCACATGTCAGCAGCCAAGGCTGCAAAGCGGCGGGCACCACCAGCCAAGCTGCTATACATCTCGCCGACCGCCACATTCGACTCCACCGCGGTCTACTCGTGCTCCttctcgccatcatcatcatcgggctGCCCCAGAGATCACGGGGACCTACTGTTCACCATCGACGGTGCCCGTGGCAACTATGTGGAGGTAGTGACGCCCGCGCCGTGCCATGGCCTCACCCTTCTCTACGATGCTCTCGACACAGCCTACTACATCTGCAATGCGGCCACACGGGCAGCCACGCGTCTGCCGCCTTCTACCAGCGTAGCATGCAGCTCCAGTGCTGGCCTGGGGTTTGATGCCCTCACAGACGAGCACAAGGTGGTGAGGTTGATGAATGGGATGTTTTATCAAAAGGACTTGGACTCTGTGAGGTGTGAGGTGTACACGCCTGGAGGCCCCTTTATGGATCGCTGCTGGAGGCCGGCTGCCAGAGGAGTACCCTCCAGCTTGCATAAATTTGCACGCGCTGCTGTTCGTAATGCGTCAGTCAACAAATTATCTCCCGTGTTTGCCAACGGTTGCCTGCACTGGTTGATGAGACCTTCCTCTTTCATCACGACTCCAAGTGTTGCCATCGTGTCCTTTTCGGTTGCAGAGGAGACCTTCACATGTCTCCGGTCACCGCCCTTCTGGGTACCAGGAACGCCGCCGACCTCCAGGTGTTCCTCATCAGGAGAGCAACTAGTGGAGATCGATGACCAATTATGTTTGGTTCGCAACAGAATTCCTCATGGTAGTAATACTTTGGAGATCTGGAAGCTGCTGGACTATAGCTCTGGTGACTGGTTACTGGATCATCGAATTAATTTGTCGGGGCACCTGGCAACAAATTTGCGTCAGTCACAAATTCTGAGAGTTATTGGATCCTTTTGCAGTTATAGGTCGCCAAGGAAGAAAATAATCATCACCACTAGCATGCACAAGATTTTCGATAAGTATCAGAAAATGGTTCACACCTATGACCCCAGGTCTGAGGCTCTGGAAACCATTCTTTCGATCACAGAGACACACTCAACTCCACAATATGGGTGCCCTAGTTCAAGATTCAGTTTCGTTCAAGAGACCCTTGCTCCCGTGCATACAGCAGATGAGGAGATAGCCTTGTCATCTGACCTGGCTAAGGCGACTAGAGAGGTCCTACTCCGCCTCCCAGCTAAATCAGCCATACAGTCCAAATTTGTCTGCAAACGGTGGTTCAGATTGATTGAGAGTAAAAACTTCATTCAGTCATATTTTCAGCATAAGAACATAGGCAAAAGGCCTAAAGTCATGCTTGTGGTCAAGAGCACTGGACGATTGGGCTTCAGTTTTGCTCCATTGAATAAATGCCTCCAAGAAGCTCCTAGTCACAGTACATTGCTTGATACAAAGGTGGTTTGCTCCAAGCCTTGCCATGGGCTGAACTTGGTAAGCACCGATACGAACGACTATCTCTGCAATCCATGTACAGGTTTCCACAGGGCCTACTCTAACCTGGGGCCAAATTTGCACCTACGCTCGAGAATGCCTAAAACAGAAGAGCATGCTTTTACAGTCGGCAATAAAAATGTTGGCTTGACTTTCAACCCTTTGACTCGTGAACATGTTATCGTGGAAATCTTCTATCACCAGAAGGACTTTGAATCTCGTCAGTATGACATGTCATGCGCGTTACACTGGTGTAACACTCCGAATGCTGCCCAACAGCACTCGGTACCACCTCTGCCTGTGAATGATATGCCACCGGCCTATGTTGAAGGAATGTTGTATTGGATGAATGAACCAAGGTTGGGACAGAGCTGCGAATGGACCATTGTCTCTTTCAACCTTGCTACAAGTACTTTCGATGTCGTCCGGTGCCCTTTGTGGTTTGCAAGATGGAGTAGCAGAAACCGCTGTCGTGCATTTGTTGTTGAGCTTGAGGGAGTGTTATGTGCTGTTCTAGCAGATCCAGTTGCAGACAAATTAGATGTATGGAAGCTAGAGCATGGCCAATGGGGCAGAGCATACACAATTCACCTGGAAGCATGCCCTGGCTATTCCCTCAAGACAAGCGTTGTGGTGCCATTAGCTGTTGATCCCGATCATGGGAGGATCCTGCTCAATACTGGTAGGAAAATAGGTCTATATGATCCAGTAGAGCAAACAATTCAAAATCTGTATTCACTTGATCAGGTGCCGGTTGCCAGTAGTGCACACCTTAAGTTTCTTGATATGCCTTCAACTTCATCAGGGGATAGTTTGACATGCTCCGAAGAAGAGTCAGTGGCGGAGACAAATAGAATGGACTCTAACTTGATTCCTTCTGTTCCTATGTTATATGAGGAGAGCCTGGCATGTTACTCCTTTGTGCGCAAAGCAAACTGCTTGTGGTGA